The following is a genomic window from Thermoanaerobaculia bacterium.
GACCTCTCTCGTGGGCTCGGCGGAGATCGTCTGCCGGGCCCTCCTGCACCTGCGTTCCTCGCCGCCGGAGGCGATCGAGGCGCGAATGCGTGAGGTGACGGAGAAGCGCCGGGGGGCGCTTCCCGCGCAGCCGAATGCCGGCAGCATTTTCAAGAACCCGTCCGGACGGTTCGCGGGTAAACTCCTCGAAGACTGCGGCTTGAAGGGCGTCGTGCGAGGGGGGGCGGAGATCTCGGACCGTCACGCCAACGTCATCGTGAACCGGGGGTCGGCGCGCGCCGCCGACGTCCTGGAGCTGATGCGTCTGATGCGCCGGAGCGTTCTCGAACGATTCGGAATCGAGCTCGAGCCGGAGGTCGAGCTCGTCGGCGTGCCGTGGCCGTGACGTTCCGCGCGGTGCTGCTCGCCGGGGGCGCCGGGACGCGGCTCTGGCCGCTTTCGACCGAGGCGGAGCCGAAGCCATTTCTCCGGCTGCGGGGAGAGCGGAGCCTGCTCCAGGACGCCTGGGCGCGGGTCGCTCCGGTCGCGTCGCGGGTCTGCGTCGCGACCTCCGAGCGCTACGCGGCGCGCACGCGGACGGAACTCCCGCATCTCTCTGCCGGGGATCTCTTCCTCGAGCCGTCGCGGCGCGACACGGCGCCGGCGATCGTCGCGGCGGCCCTGGCCCTCGCCGCCGAAGGCGACGAGCCGGTCGTCTTCCTGCCCGCGGACCAGACGGTGGGCGATCCGGCGGCGTTCTCGCGGTGCCTGGCGGAGGCCGCCGGGGCCGCCGCGCGGGAGCCGGCCGTCGTTCTCCTCGGAATCCGGCCCACGCGTGCCGAGACCGAATTCGGGTACGTCGAGGTCGAAACGGGCCCCCGGCCGGCGCGGGTTCGCCGGTTCGTCGAGAAGCCTTCCCGGGAGAGGGCGGAGGAATACGTTCGCGCGGGCAATTTCCTCTGGAACGGCGGGATCTTCGCGTTCCGCCCGTCCTCGCTCGTGGGCGTGCTCGAACGGGCGGCGCCGGAATTGCTCGCGGCCTGCCGCGGTTATCTCGATCGCCCCTCGCCCGAGGCCTGGGAGCGGATTCCGGCGATTTCCTTCGATCATGCGGTGATGGAGAAGACGAAAAACGCGATCTGTGTTCCCTGCGAAGCGGGGTGGAACGACGTGGGATCGTACCGGGCGCTCAAAGAGCTCAAAGGGACCGACGCGTCCGGCAACCTGGTCCTTT
Proteins encoded in this region:
- a CDS encoding sugar phosphate nucleotidyltransferase, encoding MTFRAVLLAGGAGTRLWPLSTEAEPKPFLRLRGERSLLQDAWARVAPVASRVCVATSERYAARTRTELPHLSAGDLFLEPSRRDTAPAIVAAALALAAEGDEPVVFLPADQTVGDPAAFSRCLAEAAGAAAREPAVVLLGIRPTRAETEFGYVEVETGPRPARVRRFVEKPSRERAEEYVRAGNFLWNGGIFAFRPSSLVGVLERAAPELLAACRGYLDRPSPEAWERIPAISFDHAVMEKTKNAICVPCEAGWNDVGSYRALKELKGTDASGNLVLSDRPVVVEGVRDSIVAVSEAGALVLPFAREGELRERVARLSGEGE